In Anaerolineales bacterium, a genomic segment contains:
- a CDS encoding L-lactate dehydrogenase, with protein MQNEQLISRKVVIVGAGAVGATFAYALAQSGLSDEIALLDVNQELAKGEVLDLSHGLPYYPNVQISVGQADAYADAHVIVITAGAKQKSGETRLDLLQRNASIIENIVDDIVEHESKAVIVVVSNPVDVLTYLAHKRTSWERGRVIGSGTVLDSARFRYLLSMHCGVDVHNVHAYILGEHGDSQVAAWSMSHFAGVPINEYCKHCGSCEGWEKTKSEIEEQVRRSAYHIIEYKGATNFAVGLALLRIVGAVLRDERSVLTVSVPLQGEYGLSEVSLGVPSIVTQNGVESVIEANLTPDEIEALHASASLLQESLKAIQR; from the coding sequence ATGCAAAACGAGCAGTTGATATCGCGTAAAGTCGTCATCGTGGGCGCAGGCGCCGTAGGCGCGACGTTCGCCTACGCCCTGGCGCAGAGCGGTCTGTCAGACGAAATCGCCCTGCTCGACGTCAACCAGGAGTTGGCCAAAGGAGAAGTGCTGGATCTTTCCCACGGCCTGCCGTACTACCCCAACGTGCAGATTTCCGTCGGACAGGCGGATGCGTACGCAGACGCCCACGTGATCGTGATCACCGCGGGTGCGAAGCAGAAAAGCGGCGAAACACGGCTCGACTTGCTGCAGCGAAACGCGTCGATCATCGAAAACATCGTCGACGACATCGTCGAACACGAATCGAAAGCCGTCATCGTTGTGGTCAGCAATCCAGTGGACGTATTGACCTACCTGGCGCACAAGAGGACTTCGTGGGAACGAGGCCGCGTGATCGGCTCTGGCACGGTGCTCGACAGCGCCAGATTCCGCTACCTGTTGAGTATGCACTGCGGCGTCGACGTCCATAACGTTCATGCCTACATTCTCGGCGAACACGGGGACAGCCAGGTGGCGGCGTGGTCGATGTCCCACTTCGCCGGCGTGCCGATCAACGAATACTGCAAACACTGCGGGAGCTGTGAAGGCTGGGAGAAAACGAAGTCCGAGATCGAAGAACAAGTCCGCCGCTCCGCGTACCACATCATCGAATACAAGGGAGCAACCAATTTCGCGGTCGGCCTGGCATTATTGCGAATCGTGGGCGCCGTTCTCCGCGACGAACGCAGCGTCCTGACCGTCTCCGTTCCGCTGCAAGGCGAATACGGGTTGAGCGAAGTCAGCCTGGGCGTTCCCAGCATCGTGACGCAGAACGGAGTGGAAAGCGTCATCGAAGCCAACCTGACGCCTGACGAAATAGAGGCGCTGCACGCCTCTGCTTCGCTGCTGCAAGAATCGCTGAAGGCTATCCAGCGCTGA
- a CDS encoding lipoate protein ligase C-terminal domain-containing protein — MEYYFLDRVPWQDSQAIYHAAADLQREALFILRPAAPYVCLGFHQDAKMEIDLDFTEREAIPVFRREVGGGAVYLDEGQLFYQLVLRRDNPQVPANKSEYFRKFLLPVVETYRAIGVQAEYKPVNDILAHDRKISGNGAAEIGESVVLVGNFILDFNYDMMAKVLRVPDEKFRDKVNKTLRENLSTIRNETGNLPNTADLAKDLVRRYESILGSMTEHEQIDRELKSRAAERIALMDTQEWLFSNDRRHPDLWNLKIRDGVQVIQKVYKAPGGLIRISAVARDGELRDVHISGDFFFYPSESLVEFERSLEGASTEPERLTQTIDDFFARHEIEAPGITPADFVRAFA; from the coding sequence ATGGAATATTACTTTTTAGACCGGGTTCCCTGGCAGGACAGCCAGGCGATTTACCATGCGGCCGCCGACCTTCAGCGAGAAGCGCTGTTCATCCTGCGCCCGGCGGCGCCTTACGTATGTCTGGGTTTTCACCAGGATGCGAAGATGGAGATCGACCTGGATTTCACCGAACGGGAAGCCATCCCCGTCTTTCGCCGCGAAGTTGGCGGAGGTGCGGTCTATCTGGACGAAGGTCAGTTGTTCTATCAGCTTGTTCTACGCCGCGACAATCCGCAGGTGCCGGCCAATAAATCCGAATACTTCCGGAAATTCCTGCTGCCCGTCGTGGAGACTTACCGGGCTATTGGTGTACAGGCGGAGTACAAACCGGTCAACGATATTCTCGCGCACGATCGGAAAATTTCAGGGAACGGGGCGGCTGAAATCGGAGAGAGCGTAGTGCTCGTCGGCAATTTCATCCTGGATTTCAACTACGACATGATGGCAAAGGTCTTGCGGGTCCCCGACGAAAAGTTCCGTGACAAGGTGAACAAGACGCTGCGCGAGAACTTGAGCACCATCCGAAACGAGACGGGAAACCTTCCCAATACGGCGGACCTGGCGAAGGATCTCGTCAGGCGATACGAGTCGATTCTGGGTTCTATGACGGAACACGAGCAAATAGATCGCGAGCTGAAGAGCAGAGCCGCAGAGCGTATCGCCCTCATGGATACACAGGAATGGCTCTTTTCCAACGATCGACGCCATCCTGATCTGTGGAACTTGAAAATTCGGGACGGCGTGCAAGTCATCCAGAAGGTTTATAAAGCGCCCGGAGGTTTGATTCGAATTTCCGCGGTCGCTCGTGACGGTGAATTGCGCGACGTCCACATTTCCGGTGATTTCTTCTTCTATCCCTCGGAATCCCTGGTTGAATTTGAGCGTTCGCTCGAGGGAGCCAGCACGGAACCCGAACGGCTCACGCAAACCATCGACGACTTCTTCGCCCGCCACGAAATCGAAGCTCCTGGAATCACCCCCGCTGACTTCGTCAGGGCGTTCGCCTGA
- a CDS encoding HyaD/HybD family hydrogenase maturation endopeptidase, giving the protein MLAPNAIVLGIGNLLNSDEGMGVHAVRRLEAELGKPDIGLQLLDGGTLGLNLLPLIEDASHLLLLDSVNAGQAPGTIVELTKNQIPLYSGVKMSIHQTSFQEVLGLADLRHRLPSHLHLIGVQPADLSVGVELSPIVAGQLPVILRRAKEILIEWGFLPTGEIG; this is encoded by the coding sequence GTGTTAGCGCCAAACGCGATCGTACTCGGTATCGGGAACCTGTTGAATTCGGACGAGGGGATGGGAGTCCACGCGGTGCGCCGGTTGGAGGCGGAACTCGGAAAGCCTGACATCGGTCTCCAACTCTTGGACGGCGGGACGCTCGGTTTGAATCTGCTGCCGTTGATCGAGGACGCAAGTCACCTGCTCTTGCTGGACAGCGTGAATGCCGGACAAGCGCCAGGAACGATCGTGGAACTGACGAAAAATCAGATTCCGCTCTACAGCGGCGTAAAGATGTCGATCCATCAAACGAGCTTCCAGGAAGTGCTGGGTTTGGCCGACTTACGGCACCGTTTGCCGTCTCATTTGCACCTCATCGGCGTGCAGCCCGCGGACTTGTCCGTCGGAGTCGAGCTCAGCCCAATTGTAGCCGGTCAACTTCCGGTAATCTTGAGACGTGCGAAAGAGATCTTGATCGAGTGGGGCTTTCTTCCCACCGGCGAAATCGGATGA
- a CDS encoding PAS domain S-box protein codes for MASTRKTKKELVQQIDELRRRVDELEALRAAGKPDSIEVHQILESMFDRTHMLVVHLNLDFDIIRVSRAFADAAGRDPAYFRGKNFFALYPSTENKTFFHRVLAFKEVVFESAKVFRFNMDPQGKQCICDWTMIPIMGMDQEATGLLLTLRDRTEWVKREQEYKTLVNGMNDTAFVIDFDGKFLEMNDAAIEVLGYSREELLSMGPNDIDAQLDMSEITHLIEGIKMGETQVFETKHVTKEGKTFPVEVSSSLVTYGGEPAILSITRDLTERKKTELRLALTHAGIDHAQIGMFQVDDDGRIYYVNQYACDNLGYSRDELLSMRIWEIDSNLDEQRWREHRTTTHAQGITIMETVHRRKDGSEFPVEVTINFATIDDKQVSISVSRDITERKVAEKQREMLLDQLREHAQRLLDVMSTVPVGLLLLDSAHKVILANPIGEEALEVLANAQVGSKLTHLGNRMLQDLISTPLKTGLRHEVTAKGRVFEVTTQSMSDEQKTGNFLLVVEDVTLERQVQRELHQQERLATVGQMAAGLAHDFNNIMSIIALYARQHLRDPDLPVGYREHLEIITQQTDRARDLIQQILDFGRRAILERRPIDLAKVLQEQIRLLQRMLPETVRIEFESGDDEYTVNADPTRMQQILLNLALNARDAMPMGGLLQVELNHLRVDKKVAAKMPELPSGDWVRLTVTDDGSGISADVMPHIFNPFFSTKAPGKGSGLGLAQVYGIVKQHGGYITVDSLPGKGTTFDIFLPAESEKPADHPAVDVRASYRGHGETILVVEDNEALLKALVEILSSLDYRVLGASNGRKALEILAKNEQEVDLVLSDLVMPEMGGKELLRRIQQQGLAVPTVMMTGHPREDELLDLEAEGLSGWLRKPPTVEQIGRLLARVLQNASD; via the coding sequence ATGGCATCCACGAGGAAAACCAAGAAAGAGCTTGTGCAGCAGATCGACGAGTTACGCCGCCGCGTAGACGAGTTGGAAGCCCTGCGGGCTGCGGGCAAGCCAGATTCCATCGAAGTGCATCAAATTCTGGAAAGTATGTTCGATCGCACGCACATGCTGGTGGTTCACCTGAATTTGGACTTCGACATCATCCGTGTCAGCCGGGCGTTCGCCGATGCGGCCGGACGAGATCCGGCGTATTTCCGGGGCAAGAATTTCTTCGCCTTATACCCAAGCACGGAAAACAAAACGTTTTTTCACCGCGTTTTGGCTTTCAAAGAAGTCGTTTTTGAATCTGCGAAAGTTTTTCGTTTCAACATGGATCCTCAGGGGAAGCAGTGTATATGTGATTGGACGATGATTCCCATCATGGGGATGGATCAAGAAGCAACGGGACTCCTGTTGACATTACGAGATCGGACGGAGTGGGTAAAAAGAGAACAGGAATACAAGACGCTGGTCAACGGAATGAACGACACTGCTTTCGTGATCGATTTCGATGGCAAATTCCTCGAAATGAACGATGCGGCCATCGAAGTTCTGGGATATTCGCGGGAAGAACTGCTCTCGATGGGACCAAACGATATCGACGCACAATTGGATATGAGTGAAATCACCCACCTTATCGAAGGCATAAAGATGGGTGAGACCCAAGTATTCGAAACGAAGCACGTGACCAAGGAGGGTAAAACCTTTCCGGTTGAGGTAAGCTCCAGCCTGGTAACCTATGGAGGAGAGCCGGCGATCCTGAGCATCACGCGCGACCTCACGGAAAGGAAGAAGACAGAGCTTCGCCTGGCGCTGACTCACGCAGGCATCGATCATGCGCAAATCGGCATGTTTCAAGTGGATGATGACGGGCGCATCTACTACGTCAATCAATACGCCTGTGATAATCTCGGATACAGCCGTGATGAATTATTGAGCATGCGCATTTGGGAAATCGACTCCAATCTCGATGAGCAACGGTGGCGAGAGCATCGAACGACGACGCACGCACAGGGTATCACGATCATGGAGACGGTCCACCGCAGAAAGGACGGATCGGAATTTCCGGTTGAAGTGACGATCAATTTTGCCACGATCGACGATAAACAGGTTTCGATCTCGGTTTCCAGAGATATCACCGAGCGCAAAGTCGCCGAAAAGCAGCGAGAAATGCTGCTCGACCAGCTGCGCGAGCACGCGCAGCGGCTGCTCGACGTGATGAGCACCGTTCCTGTAGGTTTACTCTTGCTCGACTCCGCTCATAAAGTCATTCTTGCCAATCCGATTGGGGAAGAAGCCCTCGAGGTCCTGGCAAACGCCCAGGTGGGCAGCAAGCTCACACACCTGGGAAACCGTATGCTGCAGGATTTAATTTCCACGCCGCTGAAGACAGGTCTGCGCCACGAGGTGACGGCCAAAGGCCGCGTTTTCGAAGTCACTACGCAATCGATGAGCGATGAACAGAAGACCGGCAACTTCCTGTTGGTTGTCGAAGACGTAACCCTGGAACGCCAGGTTCAGCGGGAGCTTCATCAGCAGGAGCGGCTCGCCACCGTGGGACAAATGGCCGCAGGTCTGGCGCACGATTTCAACAACATCATGTCGATCATCGCCTTGTACGCCCGTCAGCATTTGCGCGATCCGGATTTGCCGGTCGGGTATCGAGAGCACCTCGAGATCATCACGCAGCAGACAGATCGAGCCAGGGATCTCATTCAACAGATTCTGGATTTCGGGCGCCGCGCCATACTCGAGCGCCGGCCGATCGATTTGGCGAAGGTTCTGCAAGAACAGATCAGGTTGTTGCAGCGCATGCTGCCCGAAACCGTGCGTATTGAGTTTGAGAGCGGTGACGATGAATACACGGTCAACGCCGATCCGACGCGCATGCAGCAGATCCTGTTGAATCTGGCGCTCAACGCACGCGATGCGATGCCGATGGGAGGTTTGCTGCAGGTCGAGCTCAATCACCTGCGTGTTGATAAAAAGGTGGCGGCCAAAATGCCGGAACTGCCGTCGGGGGATTGGGTGCGCCTTACGGTGACAGATGATGGCAGCGGCATATCGGCGGATGTGATGCCGCATATTTTCAATCCCTTCTTCTCGACCAAAGCGCCGGGAAAGGGCTCCGGCTTGGGGCTGGCGCAAGTGTACGGAATCGTTAAACAACACGGGGGCTACATCACAGTTGATTCGCTGCCTGGAAAGGGAACCACCTTCGATATATTTCTACCCGCTGAATCGGAGAAGCCCGCCGACCATCCGGCCGTTGATGTCCGGGCCTCCTATCGTGGTCATGGAGAGACGATCCTTGTGGTTGAGGACAACGAAGCCTTGTTGAAGGCCTTGGTCGAAATCCTTTCGTCTCTGGATTACCGCGTTCTGGGAGCTTCCAACGGCCGCAAGGCGCTCGAGATATTGGCGAAGAACGAACAGGAAGTAGATCTCGTGTTGAGTGATCTTGTGATGCCCGAAATGGGGGGAAAAGAACTGCTGCGAAGGATCCAGCAGCAGGGTTTGGCGGTGCCAACGGTGATGATGACGGGCCATCCGCGCGAAGATGAGCTGCTGGACCTGGAGGCCGAGGGATTGAGCGGCTGGCTGCGTAAGCCTCCCACCGTCGAGCAGATTGGAAGATTGCTCGCGCGCGTCCTGCAAAACGCCTCAGATTGA
- a CDS encoding NAD-binding protein, with protein MRFLREQFQWLMSHSWRGHVIIGGTTNKCVLLVKGFLAEGVKVVVIAKSEANPETEICRRLGALVIVGDIDDPVILNQAGIERANVLIAVSDNDRVNAEMAVRANELCSRRSADPLNCMIHVVDPALWDLLQERKFGGQYFENIRLETFNVYLFGAQILVEDYVLNRKAARLRKSPQHVLIVGMDKLGTNLVVETAREWYFRRGNTDERIRMTLIDRGAKEVLALLNARYPGLSSSAEITALNMSVNSPEFIRGEHLVDVDGLTDIDIAVICYDEPSEALFTGLTLRRRLPEYSTPIIMRVPEESGMADLIRGRVENDDLVSIQPFGLLERTCTPAIVNRGTHETLARALHEEYLRHQDQVRAADSSTVSRLPWGLLSESMREANRRQVDHVGELLRQVGCGLNVLWDWTEPVFLFSDTDVERLAELEHGRRCLEKLQPGWKYAPGHQYPGEKFHPALVPWEDLPEADKEKNRIAVRRLPVFLARAGYKVKRIGSKE; from the coding sequence ATGAGATTTCTTCGTGAACAGTTCCAATGGTTGATGTCACACTCCTGGCGCGGTCACGTCATTATCGGCGGTACGACCAACAAATGCGTGTTGTTGGTCAAGGGGTTCCTGGCCGAGGGCGTCAAAGTCGTCGTGATCGCAAAAAGCGAAGCGAACCCTGAAACCGAGATCTGCAGACGCCTCGGGGCGTTGGTCATCGTTGGAGACATCGACGATCCCGTCATCTTGAATCAGGCGGGAATCGAGCGAGCGAACGTACTCATCGCGGTTTCCGACAACGACCGCGTGAATGCCGAAATGGCCGTCCGGGCGAACGAATTATGCTCGCGGAGAAGCGCCGATCCGCTCAACTGCATGATTCACGTCGTCGATCCTGCGTTGTGGGACCTGCTGCAAGAGCGCAAGTTCGGCGGCCAGTATTTCGAAAACATCCGCCTCGAGACCTTCAATGTCTATCTGTTCGGCGCGCAGATCCTCGTCGAAGATTACGTACTAAACAGGAAAGCCGCCCGCCTCAGGAAGAGTCCGCAGCACGTTTTGATCGTGGGTATGGACAAGCTCGGCACGAATCTCGTCGTGGAAACCGCCAGAGAATGGTACTTCAGGCGGGGGAATACGGATGAACGCATCCGTATGACCCTGATCGACCGGGGTGCGAAGGAAGTGCTCGCGTTGTTGAACGCCCGCTATCCCGGGCTTTCATCGAGCGCGGAGATCACGGCCCTGAACATGAGCGTCAATTCCCCGGAGTTTATTCGCGGCGAACACCTGGTCGATGTGGATGGCTTGACCGACATCGACATCGCCGTCATCTGCTACGACGAACCCTCCGAAGCGTTGTTTACAGGATTGACCCTCCGCCGCCGGCTGCCGGAGTATTCGACGCCCATTATCATGCGCGTCCCCGAAGAGAGCGGCATGGCGGATTTGATTCGCGGCCGGGTGGAGAACGATGATCTGGTCTCGATTCAACCTTTCGGCTTGCTGGAGCGCACGTGTACGCCCGCGATCGTTAACCGGGGAACGCACGAGACACTGGCCCGAGCGCTGCACGAGGAATATTTGCGCCATCAAGACCAGGTTCGCGCCGCCGATTCGAGCACTGTTTCCAGGCTGCCGTGGGGACTGCTCTCCGAAAGCATGCGGGAGGCCAACCGGCGTCAGGTGGATCACGTCGGCGAACTCCTGAGGCAAGTCGGATGCGGATTGAACGTCCTGTGGGATTGGACCGAACCGGTATTTCTATTCTCCGATACCGACGTCGAACGGCTGGCGGAGTTGGAGCACGGGCGACGGTGCCTCGAGAAGCTGCAGCCGGGATGGAAATACGCGCCTGGCCATCAGTATCCGGGCGAGAAATTCCATCCAGCGCTCGTACCCTGGGAGGACCTTCCTGAGGCGGACAAGGAGAAAAATCGTATTGCCGTCCGGCGCTTGCCTGTGTTTCTGGCCCGCGCGGGCTACAAGGTGAAACGGATTGGTTCCAAGGAATGA
- a CDS encoding nickel-dependent hydrogenase large subunit produces the protein MSQRLVIDPLTRIEGHLRIEAEVDDSQKVQKAYSSGTMVRGIEIILKDRDPREAWAFTQRACGVCTTVHSFASIRAVEDALDIRIPKNANLIRNIMIGQQYVHDHVMHFYHLHALDWVDVVDALKADPAETSQIAQSISSWPKSSPGYFKDIQTRLQGIVDSGQLSIFANAYWGHPAYKLPPAVNLLATAHYLEALDWQKDVVAVHTIFGGKNPHPNFLVGGVPCPIDINSDEALNAERLSVVGVAIQKMIEFVDQVYLPDLLAIAPYYKDYAGLGEGLGNFLSWGEFPGDDIQDVSKFLVPRGVILGRDLANVIDPDPKDFAQVQEFIPHSWYEYGAGDSAGLHPFQGETKLNYTGPQPPYEQLNVDSKYSWLKAPRWKGTPMEVGPLSRVLLMYAAGDQESHQLVETVLDSLNAPVQAVFSTLGRSAARAIETKVFVDAMQGYYQDLLANIASGDTQTFNGERWNPLSWPGHAEGFGFTEAPRGALGHWVVIDGRKISNYQLVVPTTWNASPRDVQGQAGAYEASLVGTPLAVADQPLEILRTIHSFDPCMACAIHMVDAQGNPLTQVSTDPGKNACHV, from the coding sequence ATGAGCCAACGTCTGGTTATCGATCCACTCACGCGTATTGAAGGCCATCTGCGCATCGAAGCGGAGGTGGATGACTCGCAGAAGGTGCAGAAGGCGTATTCTTCCGGCACGATGGTGCGCGGGATCGAGATCATCCTCAAGGATCGCGACCCCCGCGAAGCCTGGGCTTTCACCCAGCGCGCCTGCGGGGTGTGTACCACGGTACACTCGTTTGCCTCGATCCGTGCTGTGGAAGACGCCCTCGACATCCGCATACCGAAGAACGCCAATCTGATCCGCAACATCATGATCGGCCAGCAGTACGTACACGATCACGTGATGCACTTCTACCATCTGCACGCGCTGGATTGGGTCGACGTGGTCGACGCGCTTAAAGCGGATCCGGCCGAAACCTCGCAGATTGCCCAGTCGATCTCCTCCTGGCCGAAGAGTTCACCCGGCTACTTCAAGGACATCCAAACCCGGCTGCAGGGAATCGTAGACAGCGGCCAACTCTCGATTTTTGCCAACGCTTACTGGGGACATCCGGCTTACAAGCTTCCCCCGGCGGTCAATTTGCTGGCGACGGCACACTATCTGGAGGCCCTCGACTGGCAGAAAGACGTCGTCGCCGTGCACACCATTTTCGGTGGGAAGAATCCACATCCGAATTTCCTGGTGGGCGGCGTGCCCTGCCCGATCGACATCAACAGCGATGAAGCCTTGAACGCGGAGCGCCTTTCTGTCGTCGGCGTAGCGATCCAGAAGATGATCGAGTTCGTCGACCAGGTTTATCTGCCCGATTTGCTGGCGATCGCGCCTTACTACAAAGACTATGCCGGATTGGGCGAGGGGTTGGGCAACTTCCTGAGCTGGGGTGAGTTCCCCGGCGACGATATCCAGGACGTAAGCAAATTCCTCGTACCTCGCGGGGTGATCCTCGGGCGCGACCTGGCGAACGTGATCGATCCCGATCCCAAGGATTTCGCACAGGTGCAGGAGTTCATCCCGCACTCGTGGTACGAATACGGCGCCGGGGATTCGGCCGGTCTGCATCCCTTCCAGGGAGAGACCAAGCTGAATTACACCGGCCCGCAGCCACCGTACGAACAATTGAACGTCGACTCCAAGTACTCCTGGCTGAAAGCCCCTCGCTGGAAGGGTACACCGATGGAGGTCGGGCCGCTGTCGCGCGTGCTGCTGATGTACGCCGCCGGTGACCAAGAGTCCCATCAGCTTGTCGAAACGGTGCTGGATTCGCTCAACGCGCCCGTGCAGGCCGTTTTCTCGACCCTGGGCCGTTCGGCTGCGAGGGCGATCGAAACCAAAGTTTTCGTCGACGCGATGCAGGGATACTATCAGGATCTGCTGGCGAATATAGCTTCCGGCGATACGCAAACCTTCAACGGCGAACGCTGGAATCCGCTTTCCTGGCCGGGGCATGCGGAGGGCTTCGGGTTCACCGAAGCGCCGCGCGGGGCGTTGGGCCATTGGGTGGTGATCGACGGTCGGAAAATCAGCAACTATCAGCTCGTCGTGCCGACGACGTGGAACGCTTCGCCGCGCGACGTACAGGGGCAGGCTGGTGCGTATGAAGCTTCGCTGGTCGGAACGCCGCTGGCGGTTGCCGATCAACCGCTGGAAATTCTACGCACGATTCACAGCTTCGATCCGTGTATGGCCTGCGCCATTCACATGGTGGATGCACAGGGCAACCCGCTCACGCAGGTCTCCACGGATCCGGGGAAAAATGCCTGTCACGTATAG
- a CDS encoding prenyltransferase/squalene oxidase repeat-containing protein → MEAWRESLRYDPIPPLLAADDEAPRYFTRRDLLSEPVEPIERLWELPGAQKIVKRQQNDGSWKRSGKEKHPAINYKLIETWKQFRFLVQMYGFTRENPAGEKASEFIFSCQTEEGDIRGMLANQYASYYTGALLFLLVEAGYADDPRVEKAFQWLLAMRQDDGAWSVPIVTHDLDWPTQIELTSQHRQPLQPDRSKPFSHNATGMILRAFAAHPRYRKSEAARRAAELLASRFLQKDATTSYQAERYWIMFQYPYWWNQLVSALDSISLIGVPKENENVRKALDWLVDHQQENGLWKSSYAEGGKAHAASKDSGPWVSLAICRILKRYAS, encoded by the coding sequence ATGGAGGCCTGGCGAGAATCCTTACGCTACGATCCCATCCCTCCGCTGCTCGCAGCAGACGACGAGGCGCCGCGCTACTTCACCCGCCGCGATCTCCTGAGTGAGCCGGTCGAACCGATAGAGCGTCTCTGGGAACTTCCCGGAGCGCAGAAGATCGTCAAACGCCAGCAGAATGACGGATCGTGGAAACGGTCGGGGAAAGAAAAGCACCCGGCGATCAACTACAAGCTGATCGAGACCTGGAAGCAGTTCCGTTTTCTGGTGCAGATGTACGGATTCACGCGCGAAAACCCGGCCGGCGAAAAGGCGTCCGAGTTCATTTTCTCCTGCCAGACGGAAGAAGGAGACATCCGCGGCATGCTCGCCAACCAATACGCCAGCTACTACACCGGCGCGCTGCTCTTCCTGCTCGTCGAAGCCGGCTACGCGGACGATCCCCGCGTGGAAAAAGCCTTCCAGTGGCTGCTCGCCATGCGCCAGGACGACGGCGCCTGGTCGGTTCCCATCGTTACCCACGACCTGGACTGGCCGACGCAAATCGAACTTACCAGTCAGCATCGCCAACCACTGCAACCTGATCGTTCGAAACCGTTCTCGCACAACGCCACCGGCATGATCCTGCGCGCCTTCGCCGCTCACCCGCGCTACCGCAAGAGCGAAGCCGCGCGCCGCGCCGCCGAGCTGCTCGCCTCACGCTTCTTACAAAAGGACGCAACCACCTCCTACCAGGCCGAACGCTACTGGATCATGTTCCAGTATCCTTACTGGTGGAATCAATTGGTATCCGCGCTCGATTCCATTTCGCTCATCGGCGTCCCCAAAGAGAACGAAAACGTGCGCAAGGCACTGGATTGGCTGGTCGATCACCAGCAGGAAAACGGGTTGTGGAAGTCGTCCTACGCCGAGGGAGGCAAGGCCCACGCTGCATCGAAGGACAGCGGACCATGGGTGAGCCTGGCGATCTGCAGGATACTGAAACGCTACGCGAGCTAA
- a CDS encoding AraC family transcriptional regulator, with translation MDTTERIQKAVDYIEERLFEPIDLQDVAGRAFFSPYYFYRLFQAMAGYSLKEYIRRRRFSEASEMLRTTEIGILELAFLCQYESQEAFTRAFKKETGRNPGDFRNRKASFRTFLPVDVVHNQLKGELDMVAIEPNIVKKAEFLVIGPAIKCTIEDEENIKRIPLFWEEEMAKNTLDKIPNAVNPTTCYGVCMDFESPKFTYMIAKEVSSLDDVPDDMIGRTVPAATYAVFTARGPCTKAIQDTTRYIYSTWLPESGYEHAMTADLEVYDERCSDDDTSEVDIYIPIVKSETA, from the coding sequence ATGGATACGACCGAGCGGATACAAAAAGCTGTCGACTACATCGAGGAGCGGTTGTTCGAGCCGATCGACCTGCAAGACGTTGCAGGCCGGGCTTTCTTCTCGCCGTATTATTTTTATCGCTTGTTTCAAGCCATGGCAGGCTATTCGTTGAAAGAATACATCCGCAGGCGGCGCTTTTCGGAAGCGAGCGAGATGCTGCGCACGACGGAAATCGGCATCCTGGAGCTGGCGTTCCTGTGTCAGTACGAATCTCAGGAAGCGTTCACCCGGGCGTTCAAGAAAGAAACCGGCCGGAATCCCGGTGATTTCCGCAATCGCAAGGCCTCGTTTCGCACCTTCCTGCCCGTGGATGTAGTCCACAATCAATTGAAGGGAGAATTGGACATGGTTGCGATTGAACCCAATATCGTAAAGAAAGCGGAATTTCTGGTCATCGGACCGGCGATCAAGTGCACCATCGAAGATGAAGAAAACATCAAACGCATTCCGCTCTTCTGGGAAGAGGAGATGGCCAAGAATACGTTGGACAAAATCCCCAACGCAGTGAATCCGACCACCTGCTACGGGGTTTGCATGGACTTCGAAAGCCCCAAGTTCACCTACATGATCGCCAAGGAAGTGAGCAGCCTGGATGACGTGCCCGACGACATGATCGGGCGGACTGTCCCCGCGGCGACCTATGCGGTTTTCACGGCCAGGGGGCCGTGCACAAAGGCCATTCAGGACACGACCCGCTACATCTATTCCACCTGGCTGCCGGAGTCCGGCTACGAGCATGCCATGACGGCGGATCTCGAGGTGTACGACGAGAGATGTTCGGATGATGATACGTCTGAGGTCGACATCTACATCCCCATCGTCAAGTCGGAAACGGCGTAA